The region CATAAAGGATATTTAACTAGTTGTAGCTTGCATGCTTGATGCTTCAAGCTTAATGCTGGGTACTTAGAGTAGATTAATTAACTTCATGATTAATTTAGTTGATTTTTGAAGTGAGTGATTATGATAATTGCTAAGTGAGCTACTGTTCAGTGTTCATCGGTGCTGGCTTCTGTGATCAGACAAGGAGGGGTTTTTCCTCCATGGCCTTCTCCTTGCTCTCCGGCCGGACCTCCAGGAGCAGCTTCACGACGGACCTCATCGACGGGCGGTTGATCGGGAGGCTGGACGTGGAGAGCAGCGCGACGTTGAGCGCCCTGCGCGTCTCGTCcatgggcgcggcggcgagcctcGGGTCGAGCACGGAGTCGACGCCGTTgcgctcgacgccgccgcacaCCCACCTCACCAGGTCCTTCTCCCCGAGCTCCGGCCCGGCGGGCATCTTGCCGGTGAGGAGCTCCAGCATCACCACGCCGAAGCTGAACACGTCGCTCTTCTCCGTGATGCGCAGCGTGTAGGAGTACTCTGGGAACACAGACGAAAGATTCgtcagctcgccggcggcggtggcatggTGTGCACACTGTGCAGTGCAATGGAACTCACCGGGAGCAATGTAGCCGCAGGAGCCAGCGATGGAGgacacggcggccggcgcgctgGAGACGGCCCTCGCGACGCCGAAGTCGGCGACCTTGGCGCGGAGGTCAGCGTCGAGCAGGATGTTGTTGGACTTGACGTCCCGGTGCACGATCGGCGGCGCGCAGTCGTGGTGTAGGTAGGCGAGCccctcggcggcgtcgaccaTGACGCGGTGCCGCGCCGGCCAGTCGAGGAGGCCGCCCTTGCCGCCGTGGAGGAGGTCGCCGAGGCTGCCGTTGGGCATGTACTCGTAGACGAgcagccgccggtcgccgctgcgGAGGCAGCACCAGAGCTTGACGATGTTCTTGTGCCGTATCCTGCCcagcgtcgccacctccgcctcgaacGTGTCcttgccgcctccgccgccggcttccacggccgccgccttcttcacCTCGCCGCCGTTAGCCCACAGCTtcttgacggcgacgacggcaccattgccgtcgccgccgtgcccgagGACGGCCTTGTACACCTTGCCTGCCGCGCCAGTGCCGACCACGTTGTCCTCGTCGTCGAGGCAGCTCAGGATGTCCTCCTCGTCGAACTCTGTCTTGTGGAACGACGTGACCACCCACCTCGActtgtcgccggcggcgtcgttcTCTGTGCCGTGACCACCGTGGCTCATGCACTTGCGGAGGAACCACGCGACGCCCAGCAGCAggaggacgccggcgacggtgaggagggaGGCCGTGACGCTCCCGACAagtccgcggcggccggcgcgggctcTGCGGGCGGTCGCGCACGAACCGCCGGAGCATAGCCCTGGATTGCCGAGGAAACTGTCCTTGTACATTTCGCCGGTGAACAGAGGTGGcagggcgccggcgagccggtTGTTGGACACGTTGAACATGCTCAGCTTAAGGTTCTCGAGTTGCACCGGCACTTCGCCGGTGAGCTCGTTATTTGACAGGTCGAGCGAGTTGAGCACCGGGAGCTCGCCGAGCTCCtcgggtatgcccccggtgagGCGGTTATCGGCGAGGTCCAGCTGCGTCAGCTTCTGCCACCGTCGAACACCTCGCGGCAGCTCGCCGGAGAGCGAGTTGTTCCTCAAATCAAGACGGCCTAGCGTGGTGACCACGGTAAGCGACGCCGGCAAGGGCCCGAAGAACATGTTGTTCGCGGCCGACAGCTCGAACAGGTTGGGAAGAGTGCCGagctccggcggcagcgcgccgACAAAGCGGTTGTCGGATATCAGTAGCTGGGACAAGTTCCGCGCCATGGCAATGGCCGGCGCAATGGCGCCGGACAGCGCGTTCCCGGCGAGCTCCAGCAGGTACAGGTGAGGAAGGCCCCACATGTccggcggcacggcgccgGAAAGCCGGTTGTTCGGCAGCCGCACCCGCGTCAGCGTCCGGCATTGCCCCAGCTCCTCCGGAATCGGGCCGACGAGCTCGTTGTTCAGCACGAGAAGCTGCTCCAGCTTCCCGGCGCTGCACAGGGTCGCCGGAATCTCGCCGGAGATACGGTTGTCGGACAAGTCCAAGAACTCGAGCGGGCTGTTCTTCCCGAACTCCGGCGGAAGCTCCCCGACTAGGCGGTTGCTGAACAGCCTCAGGTCGTTGAGCGCTGCCGCGTCAGCCAGCGTCGCCGGGACGCGTCCGGTCAGCTCGTTCTGGTACAGGTGAAGGCTCTCCAGCCTCGGGGCGCGGAACAGGTCGGCCGGTATCTCGCCGGAGAGCTGGTTCATGGCGGCGTCGAAGAACCGCAGCTTATTGAGCGCTCCCATCCCCTGCGGCACACTCCCGGTGAGCTGGTTCGAGTAGAGCTCCACCTGGACGACGCTCTCCAGGCCCCCGATGCTGCTCGGGATCTCGCCGGTGAGGTTGTTCGTGGAGAGGTCGAGGTTAACGAGGCTCTTGAGGCTCCCGATCGACGTCGGCATCTTCCCGACGAGGTTACACCCGGCCAGCCAGAGAACCCGTAGGCCCAGGACTCCGCCGACCGCCTCCGGCAACGGAGACGGAGCGAACGGGTTGTACGCGAGGCGGAGCTCCTCGAGTGCACTCACATTCGCCAAGAACGCCGGGAACGCGCCGGACAGCTCGTTCCCCGCCAAGCTGATCGTCAGGAGAGACGGGAACCCCGCCCCGTAGCTCCTCGGCACCTCGCCGGAGAACCCATTCCCGGAGAGATCAAGGTGCCTCAGCGACGGCATCGCGGCGAGGCAGTCCGGCAACCGCCCAGACATGTCATTATACGACAGGTCGAGCCGCGCGAGCGACAGAAGCTGGCACAGCGGCCGCGGGAACTCCCCGGTGAGGGAGAGGTTGGAGAGCAGaacggaggcgacggcgggggaggaggaggaggccgcgctCTGGGAGCAGAGGAGGTGCGGCCATCGACACAGGGAGAGCGACGGCGACAGGCCGGGGTCCcacgcggcgagcgcggaggAAAGGTCGGAGAGCGCGGCcttggcggcgaggaggttAGCGAAGTCGGCGGGGAgggaggctgcggcggcggcggcggaggggagggggaggaggaggaggaggaggaggaggaggaggggagtcATGGCGGAAGCGTGGAGAagtggaggggaggggaggggagtggGAGTAGTGGGGGAATTGACTGGTCTTAAGGGGGTTTCGGTTTTGCGGCGTGGGGttgctgacatgtgggcccgctTACTGAGGCAGTTTTACGGGAGATTAGGGTCTTGGCATTGGACTGATGGAGTGGAAGTTGGTTTCTGCTATGGCCACAGATGCAGAGGAAGCTACTACTTAAACGTATTACCTCTGTTTTAGAtagattataatatattttgtattactatagatttataaatctggatatataaatataatacattgaattatgatttaatctatgaaacggagagaaaTATGGTATGGGTTTTACAGTTTCATTTATCGGAATGGATTTTTCCTCACCAAATTGCAAGCCGATATGATTGTTATCCTACTCGTGGTGTTATGCCCTTGTTTAGCAAAACGTTTTACGTATATGATGAAATCTTTATTACCTGGTTTgcatgaaaaatttaaatcaccTATTatcttaggaaaaaaaaagaaaatggataACAGCCTAAAATTTTGTCCCCTGCATGAAGCATTGTTGGGTAGatgtaaataaagtttttccTAGGGAGATATTTGAAGGTATTACTTCAGTACTCATCCATCATGATGGGTTTGTGATTGAAGAGTTGAGCAATAACCTCGCACTTAAATCTTCCAAAGAAAACgtatatcaatatattaatatttatcaaACATAGTACTACTAATATtccataattaaataattctaAAAGGATAACCTCGCTCTTGATAAAACAACTAAATTGAGAGAAAGTCCTTGTAGATTAATAACAACCATGCCTTCATGTGCGCTCCATTTACTACCCCATCGAAGAAATTTGTGTTCTGTGTCAGCATTTTATCTCTTAAACATATTACATGTGCCACTTAGACAGCTACCATGATGCAAAACGTTTGGATTTGAGGGTTTAATTGTGAAGTCTACagcaattatttttaataatgtttAGTTTTGCGGCTGAGGCATAAGTGTTGAAAATAGACTTAAACAGACCTACTAGAgaggggtgaatggtagagaaaaccaaaacccaaaaatctttcgcggaataaaagattacctctatCGAAGAATATCTTGATCGTCTCGCTCCTATGCCaccgctaccttgatcgcgccgttcctgtgccgccgatcagatcgtcagATCACGCCACTCCTAtgccgccgatcagatcgtcgaaATTCAGAAAATCACTAGTAGATAAAAGCCGAAGACGTAGATCGAATaaacttgactttattgcatcaactagaATTTACAAAGCGCACCAACAGCGCTCCTCTTAAAATTATCGATccagaatcaacaactattcaactctaattttctaattctaaatctcacaaaaagcatTCTAGGAACCTACCCCTTGTACCTATTTATATCGTCCAATTTTATCTGACTCCTACTCAAAATACATGCACCGCATACACCGGCCGAAACCAAATCCATGGTGCTGCCGCTGCACCATACGGCAACCAAATCCATCTGCGCCCGTACGGTATGCTGCAACACGTACGTAGCCTGTAGCCGAAACAAACTCCTGCACGTATGGCCGAAACCAACTCCTTGGATTCACATAAGCACGGAATATAGTCCACCTGCCTTGCCGCAACAGCCTTCCTCACCAGGTACGTATCTCATGCATGTGCTTGCCATGCCAGATACGTACGTACACAACATGCAGACACACAAGTCCTTGCATGCTACAGTACCACGTGTACTGTAGCATGTATTTTCTATCTCCGTCTTCTTTATTTCTTGAGCAATTCAACTCCAATTTTCTtctgtgaagcccgttacatATCTATCCCCACAGGGTATCCATCTACCATGTGTcacctcgtattcaatatTGTCACCTGGCATCCACGATCGttcggacctcagctcctccctgagcttagtcacgatcccaccgccgttgatcgatattgacctccgagaatcacgactTTAGTCTAATCATGTCACATGACATcctgaccatccagacctcggttcctccctgaacctagtcatggtccatgccattgaccacagttgacctcaagtcacttGTACACATAGAGACACACCAACCGTATTCGGGTATAGATATCGCAAtctgacccacattagtcacacacactcacaccaacaccacAACCGttttcaaaccaaattctatcaatttacaagccaattgttcattacaaaatatagatcatgactatgatcttacagaAACATTCATTATAAATGGAgaatcacatattcacatgCATGGATGCGTGTGTTAGCTAAAACTGATATATTTCCTCcgtttcgcaatgtaagtctttctagcattgtctagattcatatagatgctaatgaatctagatacatatatacattatatacatttatcgatcaataaatttaaacaaagccaaaaaaacttataatatgaaatagaggcaGTATATACTACCCAGGCACACATAATCTTGGTATTTCTCTCGGTGGTATTAACTGAGGTAGCTTGTTTATAACACTTATACTCCCTTTCTTTCAGAATGTAAGGTCtttttagcattgtctagatttatataaatgctaatgaatctagacacatatataaagtatatatattcatctatcgatgaatttaggcaaaggcagaaaaacttataatacgaaacggatgtagtaatataaacattaattTAGTCACGCaatctaagttttttttagaaaaaataaatttgactgCATAACAAACAAAGTGCTACTACTTAACATTAGCACGCACCGTTATACAGCCACACTAACACACACAATTATGTAGTCATGAGATTAGCGTGAAGTGCGTGCAGTGCACAATACGTAGTGTACAATCTTGTGTGGCCCTTATCTAAGTACTCCACCGTGGAGTGAGAGATTAATTAGCGAGAGCGCAAGCCCAAAGCAAGTGCTAAGCGGGGACTGCATGCTCTGCTAGCTAGGAGCAGCGGCAAGAgaggcgtgcgtgcgtgcgtgcagcaCTATGCGTTGCGTGTGGTGTGCTGTGCAACCTAATAATAACCCTCGCTTCTACGGATTTATTTATCTCGTTTTATTAGCCCCGGTTAGTGTTTGGCCTATTCCTGTTAGAATTTTCCATGATATTTACGCGTACGCCTCTTTGAAGTATTAAAGAtggtttttaaaaacaaaatatacatatctcatattttaaaaaaagatttttatGTAATAGTCTATTTCgttatttataccattaaacaacgatgaacatttttttttatcttcgaACCACGTCAAACAGAACCTTAGGCTGCATTGGGGAGAGTAGAAATAGGTAATAGTTATCCgacacggaaaacatagtaatagattagtatatgattaattaattattaattgttaaaaaatacataataaattaatatgattttttaagcaactttcctatacaaatttttataaaaagtacaccgtttagcaatttgTGAAGCGTGCGTATGGAAAACAAGGAAATATGTGATAGGATAACTTGcagccgaacgtggccttagtCTTTCACCCCAAACGTCTCAGCTTAATATTATTTCAagttcaaacataaaaaaccaTAGTTTGTAGATTCGGCCAAGATCATGGCATGACACATGTTTTAATAGTAGCGACATTTAGCTATATATTTGCCACTCTATACCAAACATGTCGAATGGCTCTCACAACATCTCTTACAAAGTGACAAACTCATTGCCGCTCACCACTAGTCACATCACCTTGAAACACGATTGCCACACCATGATTAATAACATAATGCTATAGTTTATCGCcccttatttttcttatgcttatgtttataagataaaatttgaattttaaaatttaaatttagaattagctttttttaccaaagaTTATTTTCTATCCTTAGCttctagatcgctaagaatacatatataagttttttatttatatattttttttacaaatatatcgtttgactttttgataaaaaagccaaacaatcatttCTGTGAATGTGACCATGACAATATTAGCTCGCCACCGTTCTAACAAATGTGACCAAAGGTTTGTATCTATAA is a window of Oryza brachyantha chromosome 8, ObraRS2, whole genome shotgun sequence DNA encoding:
- the LOC102716436 gene encoding receptor-like protein kinase HSL1, with product MTPLLLLLLLLLLPLPSAAAAAASLPADFANLLAAKAALSDLSSALAAWDPGLSPSLSLCRWPHLLCSQSAASSSSPAVASVLLSNLSLTGEFPRPLCQLLSLARLDLSYNDMSGRLPDCLAAMPSLRHLDLSGNGFSGEVPRSYGAGFPSLLTISLAGNELSGAFPAFLANVSALEELRLAYNPFAPSPLPEAVGGVLGLRVLWLAGCNLVGKMPTSIGSLKSLVNLDLSTNNLTGEIPSSIGGLESVVQVELYSNQLTGSVPQGMGALNKLRFFDAAMNQLSGEIPADLFRAPRLESLHLYQNELTGRVPATLADAAALNDLRLFSNRLVGELPPEFGKNSPLEFLDLSDNRISGEIPATLCSAGKLEQLLVLNNELVGPIPEELGQCRTLTRVRLPNNRLSGAVPPDMWGLPHLYLLELAGNALSGAIAPAIAMARNLSQLLISDNRFVGALPPELGTLPNLFELSAANNMFFGPLPASLTVVTTLGRLDLRNNSLSGELPRGVRRWQKLTQLDLADNRLTGGIPEELGELPVLNSLDLSNNELTGEVPVQLENLKLSMFNVSNNRLAGALPPLFTGEMYKDSFLGNPGLCSGGSCATARRARAGRRGLVGSVTASLLTVAGVLLLLGVAWFLRKCMSHGGHGTENDAAGDKSRWVVTSFHKTEFDEEDILSCLDDEDNVVGTGAAGKVYKAVLGHGGDGNGAVVAVKKLWANGGEVKKAAAVEAGGGGGKDTFEAEVATLGRIRHKNIVKLWCCLRSGDRRLLVYEYMPNGSLGDLLHGGKGGLLDWPARHRVMVDAAEGLAYLHHDCAPPIVHRDVKSNNILLDADLRAKVADFGVARAVSSAPAAVSSIAGSCGYIAPEYSYTLRITEKSDVFSFGVVMLELLTGKMPAGPELGEKDLVRWVCGGVERNGVDSVLDPRLAAAPMDETRRALNVALLSTSSLPINRPSMRSVVKLLLEVRPESKEKAMEEKPLLV